From the Hordeum vulgare subsp. vulgare chromosome 1H, MorexV3_pseudomolecules_assembly, whole genome shotgun sequence genome, the window GCCTTTTTCGGGGCAAGCCTGGACTTGATCTTCTGCACCTCCTTGGTGCCGACCTGGAACGCCGCCGTGAGCACATGGTCAGGCACCGCCGGCGTGGCCGCGAAAAGCGTCATGGCGAGGGACTGCGTGCCGGGGAACTGGCTGTTGAAGGCGGAGATGACGGAGGCGGGGCCGTCGCCGTTGTTCTTCTGGAAGTGGACGAGGCCGCGCGGAAAGACGAAGACGTCGCCGGCGGCTATGGTCTTGGAGACGAGCTTGTTGCCGGTGGTGATGAAGCCGACGTCGAGCGCGCCCTGGAGGACGAAGACCATCTCGGTGGCGCGCGGGTGGGTGTGCGGCGCGTTGAGCCCGCCGGGCGCGTAGTCGATGCGCGCCATGGAGACGCCGAGGGTGTTGAGGCCGGGCACCTTCTCCACGTTGGCGCCGGTCACCACGGAGCCGTACGTCGTGTTTGTGTTCCCGGCGGCGCCCAGACCCTTGAAGTAGAAGTCGTCCTCGCTCACCGTGGCCTTGCAGGCGAACCCATTCACCTTCACCCCTGCAAGAATCATCAGGCACCATTAATCCGGCGAGCGAGAACCGAAGATGTGAGCAGGAAATCAGGGCTGTGGCATGCAGCTTACCGGAGGTGAGGTCGGCGACGCAGATGTCCTGCAGCAGGTCGGGGTCGCCGGCGACGGACGGCGAGGGGAGCACGGAGGCCAGGAGCGCCATGATGGCGCAGGAAAGCAGGGGAGAAGCCATGCCCATGCCCATGCCCATTGAGAGCTTGCTGCTCTGTCTGTCCTTGATCTGGCTGCTGAGAGTGGGAATTATGGGCTGGGGCCTGCCGCTCTTCACTCCTTTCTCTGCGCACGCGCCTTTACTCGCCCTGCTCGAGGTGGACGGCCTTGTTGGATGGATGCTGAACGGACACAAGATGTGG encodes:
- the LOC123421814 gene encoding germin-like protein 5-1, with product MGMGMGMASPLLSCAIMALLASVLPSPSVAGDPDLLQDICVADLTSGVKVNGFACKATVSEDDFYFKGLGAAGNTNTTYGSVVTGANVEKVPGLNTLGVSMARIDYAPGGLNAPHTHPRATEMVFVLQGALDVGFITTGNKLVSKTIAAGDVFVFPRGLVHFQKNNGDGPASVISAFNSQFPGTQSLAMTLFAATPAVPDHVLTAAFQVGTKEVQKIKSRLAPKKA